The Puntigrus tetrazona isolate hp1 unplaced genomic scaffold, ASM1883169v1 S000000148, whole genome shotgun sequence region tctttaaatgatcttaaataataataaaaaaaaaattgtacactACTTGACCGTCTAACATTAGTGTTTGGAttctacttgttttctttttgattattaGAAAACAATCACGCTCTAATAAGCGTtctttttatctgttttctGTCACTTGTttatgtcacatttttatttattattgcaaaaaaggaaaaaaacattttttgctcgTTTGTTGGTGTTGATTGCTAcatgtttgttgttttgatgtacacacacacatacacacacacacacacatactcaaacacacacactgtatatatatatatatatatatatatatatatatatatatatatatatatatattaataccaCAGGTACCACATGTATTAATAGTATCTCTATATTttgagtgcatttatttaatttgaaatatttcaaattttagaacaaagtgtttttacatttttttggttgaaTTATCCTATAGCTTATGCATAGTTGTCTCTGCATAAGCAGAAGGGACTGAATAAGGTACTTCAACACCTAACAAGTGACACACTTCATCTTTAACTATACTGCTTTGTTGCTGTAATAACCCACGGTTGACCGTAGAaaatgattattacaaaatatttttgcaatacaaATTGCATTATCTTGCAACgactgtaaaataaacacaaaatcctttaaaacatgtcagtgagAATGCAGAAAACGTCATTAAGCTTTTGCGCGCAATAACAGAGCCACGCAAAATGTGAAAGAAGCCTCATGTAAACTATTACTGTAGCATCCCTTTATGGTACGgtagaataaaaaatatcagaCGATAACATTCGGTCCGATTTGAATAGCGCTTGATTCTATATATTCAAAAGTTTTATGGCATTACATTTGTTTACAGCAGCTGATAATCTCACACAGTCACCATTATGTCATTTAGGTCCTTGCGTTTGAGGTCGGGTACTTTGGCGTCAGATGAAGGGTATCCGACAGGAAGCAGCATTAGAAGCTTCTCATTGGCCGGCCGCTGGAGGAGGGACCTGAGCTGCGGGCCGCAGTTCAGAGGAGTGGTCGTCACGGTAACCAGCCCAACATTCTAACAATGGAACAATGGAACATCGCGTGTCATTCAAATCAGAACACATTTTTCTAAACAAACGTTTGatttgcgtgtgtgtggttttttttttccgtggCTGACCTGCAGAGCGGCCAGCAGAATGCCACAGGAAATGGACACGCTGATTTCATTGTAATAGTGAGTCTTTTTCTTGCCGCCGGACAGAAAGCCGTACGTCTGCTTAAACACCAGAATGAGACACGGAGCCACATCCAAATAATCCTTCACCCAGTTTGTCCTGTGAAAGAGAGCTTTACTTGTTTTTATCGTTACTAAGTGAAATCTAAAatcatgtaaattaattatgaaaaagaattgcaaaaaaattttttattgtcATCTGTCTGAAACGCAGTTAtccataaatacatttaaccaCAAGGGGGCACTAATATCATagctaaatgcattttagtcaACATTCTGTAATTGTTAAagaccatttttaaaaatactagtatagtttttttaaatacagtaataaaaaaaatacacacacacacacatatatatatatatatatatatatgtgtatatatatatatatatatatatatatatatatatatatatatatatatatatgtatatatatatatatatatatatatatatatatatatatatatatgtatatatatctatgtgtgtgtatatatatatattatatatatatgtgtgtatgtatatatatatatatatatatatatatatatatacacacacacatatatatatatatatatatatatatatatatatatatatatatatatatatatatatatatatatatatatatatatatatatatatatatatatatatatatatatgtatgtatgtatgtatgtactcTCTTGTCTGTTTGAAACACACCTCAGTTTCTTCAAGTCATGGACCCACTTGTGTCCCATCCTTTGCTTGTAGTTtatttcctcctcttcctcaacGATCTCTCggattttgtgttttaaatctgCATCAGACACCACCACAAACGTCCAGGGCTCAGTGTGAGCTCCACTGGGTGCAGTgccttaaaaacacacacacacacacacacatagtaaaTAAGTACTGGAGACAAAGGTTCGGCATTGAATCGTTTTGTCTTTTGAGCTGAATAGAAATCAGCCACCTCTGCTAAATTCAACAAACCCAGCTTTGATGGTGACTGCATTACCTGCGGTGCGTATGACATTGTCAATCACTTCTTTTGGTACCGGTTCTGGACTGATGAAGCGCACTGACCGCCTCAGATTCATGAGCGAGTAGAACTTCTCAGAACGCTCCAGCATCTCAGCAGCAGAGTACCGAGCCGGGGTGTATGGGATGTGTTGTAGGTTTTCTTCCTCCGTTGCGTCTAGCCAATCGTCCCTCCTCGTCTGTGTACAGACGATCGATTGAGTCACCGACgccaataaacaaacaatttcaCATTGGGATGAGCGTGACAGTCTCGtgtctttaaaggaatagaAAAGCCGCCGaacatttactcactctcgtgCATCCAAGATGCTCGTTTCTTcagttttggagaaatgtagcattgtgTAACTTACTCaacagtggatcctctgcagcgaatgggtgccgtcagaatgagtttttaatcagctgtttctgacggcacccattcactgcagaggtgAGCAaagatgtaatgctacatttctatTCCCACAAAAAACTACTGAACATTCAcaacagccactttacacttttttatattttgtgtatatatatatatatatatatatatatatatatatatatatatatatatatatatatatatatatatatatatataattttttttctttttctatttcaacGCTGGACTGttgtaaaaaagcatttcacatttcacaaagcatttttgatttgaatttgactTTAAATAATGATCTCGGATAGTGATTTTGATTATGAATATGATTACATATATGCAATTATGAAACAATTTGGAAGTGGGCCATAAAAGATAATGTTGCAACATCTTAAGCAagactttttttgggggggactCCAACCTTTGCATTCGATTCATTCACTTTTTCCCCAGCATAGAGTTCTTACCTTCTCTCAAACTTTAAGATCTCTCCAAAAGTTCTGCATCGATACGCTCGACTTGGTGCCCTCTTCGAAGACGTCTTCACACAAATGCTATTGTGTCGAGGTTATGGAAGCTTTCCACTCTCGTACTGACTTGAAAAATTTCTTCCTAATTGATGCTTTACCGTTTTATATCCCGATGTAGCCtgctttttattagttttgcatgctttttttaaaatcgcATGAGAGGACTTATGATCGgttttgctaatatttgtggccaaaaaaaaaaaaatatatatatatatatatatatatatat contains the following coding sequences:
- the iyd gene encoding iodotyrosine deiodinase 1 isoform X2 translates to MAVFSSLTPVFVAVLCVIIGFLFKNSRRREPRSKQKRSDQTARPWVDEDLQDDTEISSKHNDATEEENLQHIPYTPARYSAAEMLERSEKFYSLMNLRRSVRFISPEPVPKEVIDNVIRTAGTAPSGAHTEPWTFVVVSDADLKHKIREIVEEEEEINYKQRMGHKWVHDLKKLRTNWVKDYLDVAPCLILVFKQTYGFLSGGKKKTHYYNEISVSISCGILLAALQNVGLVTVTTTPLNCGPQLRSLLQRPANEKLLMLLPVGYPSSDAKVPDLKRKDLNDIMVTV
- the iyd gene encoding iodotyrosine deiodinase 1 isoform X1, with amino-acid sequence MIQKSAVNTTTRRDDWLDATEEENLQHIPYTPARYSAAEMLERSEKFYSLMNLRRSVRFISPEPVPKEVIDNVIRTAGTAPSGAHTEPWTFVVVSDADLKHKIREIVEEEEEINYKQRMGHKWVHDLKKLRTNWVKDYLDVAPCLILVFKQTYGFLSGGKKKTHYYNEISVSISCGILLAALQNVGLVTVTTTPLNCGPQLRSLLQRPANEKLLMLLPVGYPSSDAKVPDLKRKDLNDIMVTV